The following proteins are encoded in a genomic region of Arachis ipaensis cultivar K30076 chromosome B02, Araip1.1, whole genome shotgun sequence:
- the LOC107628189 gene encoding uncharacterized protein LOC107628189, with product MLTPNDSNMMVVREQTPSEALAIVPIQFFVPASQQTTTDADSEPTPMLQIEGARETTPETPKQLQETTPKLPPAPTKIHPDAEDAAALLMMARTATYVPKTDPGMPSFSLGLTDSSQEGASTQETEREKSPETATMLEQLDSLVQKLASSASKGKDESPQIQRETGGESSAKFETPGGINQIPDDMKQKCYIWGTRLKEDAGGNTNEYEEMCTLIGQGEYILIRMHLASLQAKSDIESQIVSAICLILNQKNEKRFQEQIYCLPPDIVSMALSDHPRGEFISPKTNKEFRVEAYPSFIEFIDRKKLSSHPYIFAPVCHSGHWWLWLINTTKRKCQILDPLHKKAPSDERKDINKFTGYVFSRLITYAGGKPLEKGEKEKEIKASYVKISGQKTSYDCAIYVMKWLELIEPENIKKGKYEWDNWTQEEVDHYRVEYASRILFSEMNTQRDRAIRESSAIRLSKPSSVLLSPFCQINSADIETG from the exons at gttgactCCGAATGATTCCAATATGATGGTTGTTAGGGAACAAACGCCGTCGGAagcgcttgcaat AGTCCCGATCCAGTTTTTTGTGCCGGCATCCCAGCAAACAACCACTGACGCAGATTCCGAACCAACCCCTATGCTACAGATTGAAGGGGCTAGAGAAAC cactcctgaaACCCCCAAACAACTTCAAGAAACAACACCCAAGCTTCCCCCAGCTCCAACAAAAAT TCATCCAGACGCAGAGGACGCTGCTGCCCTgttgatgatggcacggacagcaacctatgttcctaaaacagatccggggatgccatcattcagcctcgGATTGACAGATTCAAGCCAGGAGGGGGCGTCGACGCAGGAGACAGAAAGGGAAAAATCTCCAGAAACTGCAACTATGCTAGAACAATTGGACAGTTTGGTCCAAAAGTTAGCAAGCAGTGCGTCAAAGGGAAAAGACGAAAGTCCACAAATTCAGAGGGAGACTGGGGGAGAAAGTTCTGCaaagtttgaaactcctgggGGAATAAATCAAATTCCGGATGATATGAAACAAAAGTGCTACATCTGGGGGACGAGACTGAAGGAAGACGCAGGTGGCAATACTAACGAGTATGAGGAGATGTGCACTCTGATTGGCCAAGGAGAATACATTTTGATCAGAATGCACCTTGCATCCCTCCAGGCAAAAAGTGATATAGAATCTCAG attgtatctgccatctgcctcatcctaaaccagaaaaatgaaaagaggtttcaggaacaaatatactgtctcccccctgatattgtg AGCATGGCACTTTCGGATCACCCAAGGGGGGAATTCATATCCCCGAAAACGAACAAAGAATTCAGGGTGGAAGCCTACCCGAGTTTCATTGAATTcatagatagaaaaaaattaagttcgcatccatat atttttgcTCCTGTTTGCCACTCGGGACATTGGTGGTTATGGCTGATAAATACAACAAAGCGGAAATGTCAAatacttgacccgctacacaaaaaagctccaagcgatgagagaaaggacattaataaattcact GGATATGTATTTTCAAGATTGATAACATATGCCGGCGGGAAACCTCTCGAGAAAGGCGAGAAGGAGAAGGAAATTAAAGCCTCATATGTTAAAATTTCAGGCCAAAAAacaag ctatgactgcgcTATCTACGTAATGAAGTGGCTTGAGTTAATAGAGCCGGAAAACATTAAAAAAGGGAAGTATGAATGGGATAATTGGACACAG gaggaggtggaccactatagagtggaGTATGCTTCCCGGATACTATTCAGTGAGATGAATACACAGAGAGATCGGGCAATTAGAGAGAGTAGTGCTATAAGGCTGTCGAAGCCATCCTCTGTATTATTGAGTCCGTTTTGTCAGATTAATTCTGCTGATATAGAAACTGGgtag
- the LOC107626864 gene encoding protein FAR1-RELATED SEQUENCE 4-like, which translates to MKRALEACMPTTVHRWCIWHIMKKIPSKLNGYKGHADIEQQMSHVVWNSHSKDLFDRNWNDFLVNFGLADNKWLSDLYEDRHIWVPIYLDHHFWAGMRKQVSSSIFDKFAVTYDSVAAEWRIQVAANIRDKL; encoded by the exons atgaaaagggctctagaggcctgtatgccaacaacagtTCACCgctggtgtatttggcacatcatgaagaagattccaagcaaattaaacgggtacaagggacatgccgaTATCGAACAACAAATGagccatgttgtttggaactctcacaGCAAAGACTTATTCGATAGGAATTGGAACGATTTTCTGGTGAATTTTGGTCTtgcggacaacaagtggctttcag atctgtacgaagaccgtcacatatgggttcctatctatctggaccaccacttctgggcagggatgagaa aacaagtttccagctcaatattcgaCAAGTTCGCGGTTACCTATGACTCAgttgcagccgag tggcGCATTCAAGTTGCAGCCAATATCAGGGACAAGTTAtaa